In the genome of Streptomyces sp. Q6, the window CCGCCACGTCCCAGGACGTGGTGATCATGCAGGGCGAGGCGCTGCTGCCGCTGGAGGGCGCCATCCGCGGGGCGGCGGGGCCCGGCACCGTCGCCCTGAACGTGATCACCGGTCCGTACGGGCAGACCTTCGGCGACTGGCTGCGCGACTGCGGTGCCACGGTGCACGACCTGGCCGTCCCGTTCCACACCGCTGTGACGGCGCAGCAGGTGCGGGAGGCGTTCGCCGAGCACCCGGAGATCGACTTCGTGTCGCTCGTGCACGCGGAGGCCGCGACCGGCAACACCAACCCCGTCGCGGAGATCGGCGAGGTCGTGCGGGAGCACGGCGCGCTGTTCTACCTGGACGCGGTGGCCTCCGTCGCCGCCGAGCCGGTGCTGCCGGACGCGTGGGGCGTGGACCTGTGCGTCATCGGCGCGCAGAAGGCGATGGGCGGCCCGGCCGGCGTCTCGGCCGTGTCCGTGAGCGCGCGGGCGTGGGAGCGGATGGCCGCGAACCCGCAGGCGCCGCGCCACTCGTACCTGTCGCTGCTCGACTGGAAGCAGCGCTGGATCGACGGCGGCAGGAAGGCGCTGCTGCACGCCCCCGCGCAGTTGGAGATGCTCGCCCTCGAAGCGTGCGTGGACCGGATCGAGAGCGAGGGACTGGACGCGGTGATGGCGCGGCACGCGAGCGCCGCCGCGGCGACCCGCGCGGGCGCGCTCGCCCTGGGCGGCGGTCTCGAGCCGTACGTCCACGCGGCCCGGGACGCCGCGCCCGTCGCCACGACGCTGCGCGCGCCGGCCGGGACCGACGCCCGTGAGCTGGTCGCGAAGGCGCTCTCCGTGGACCCGGTGCTTCCGCTGGTCGCCGGGGGCGGGGCGCTGGCCGCGGAGATGATCCGGGTCAACCACTACGGTCCGCAGGCCACGCGCGGCGTCGTGCAGTCCTCGCTCGCCGCGCTCGGCGGCGCGCTCGCGGAGGCCGGGTTCGAGGTCGACCTGGAGGGCGCGCGCAAGGCCGTGGCGGCGGCCTGGGCGTAATCGCCCGGCCTTCCCGACTCATTCCCGAAGTTTTTCGCACCACACAGGGGCGCCGTCCTTTCGAGGACGGCGCCTTTCTTATTCCCCAAAGAATTTCCCTATTGTTTATGAGGGGCAGCTTCCCGTATTGCTTCTGCCCGCTTTCCCGGGGCGTAAACACTAAGATTTCAACAACGGGAATCGCCGTAATTCGGACGAGTGCCGGACGGGTTACGGGCTTGTGACGTACTCCACAAGCGACGACTTTTGCCCGTTATCTGACGTACAAAACAGGGCATATCGTGGACATCTCGCGCGCACGCTCCCGCCCGCGCGATAACACAGATCGACCGCGTACGTAACCCCTGCCCCAGATGCAATTCCAGAAATTGCTCGGTAAATTCAATTCGCATGACCGCCGCACAAGCGCAATTCCAGCTCGACCATCCCGGCGTGGCCGACGGGGCCGCGATCTGGCGTATCGCACGTGACTCGAAGGTGCTCGACCTGAACTCGTCGTACAGCTATCTGCTGTGGTGCCGCGACTTCGCGGGCACCTCGGTCGTGGCCCGCGACGAGACGGGCGAGGTCGCCGGCTTCGTCACCGGATACATCCGACCGGAGCGGCCGCACACGCTGGTCGTGTGGCAGGTCGCCGTGGACGCCGCCCACCGCGGGCGCGGACTCGCCGGAGAACTTCTGGACGGACTGACCGCCAAGGTGCTCGGCGCCGGACGGCCGGTCAGCACCGTCGAGACGACCATCACGCCGGACAACTCCGCCTCCCAGGCGCTGTTCCTGTCGTACGCCCGCCGGCACGGGGCCGGTGTGGAACGCACGGTCCTGTTCGACGCGGGACTGTTCCCCGACGACGGGCACCTGCCCGAGGAGCTGTACACCATCGGGCCGCTCGCGCCCTAGCCCAGCCCCCCACCCCCCTCTCCTTCAACCCCCCTCAACTCCCCTCCCTAGAGGAGCATTTGCTGTGACCATCACCCAGCCGGACCTGAGCGTCTTCGAGACCCTTGAGTCGGAGGTGCGCAGCTACTGCCGCGGCTGGCCCACCGTCTTCGACCGGGCCCAGGGCAGCCGTATGTACGACGAGGACGGCCACGAGTACCTGGACTTCTTCGCGGGCGCCGGGTCACTCAACTACGGCCACAACAACCCCGTGCTGAAACGCGCCCTGATCGACTACCTGGAGCGCGACGGCGTCACGCACGGGCTCGACATGTCGACCTCGGCGAAGCGCAACTTCCTGGAGTCGTTCCAGAACATCATCCTGCGCCCGCGCGACCTGCCGTACAAGGTCATGTTCCCGGGCCCGACGGGCACCAACGCGGTCGAGTCCGCGCTGAAGCTGGCCCGCAAGGTCAAGGGCCGCGAGTCGATCGTGTCGTTCACGAACGCCTTCCACGGCATGTCGCTCGGCTCGCTCGCCGTCACCGGCAACGCCTTCAAGCGGGCCGGCGCCGGCATCCCGCTGGTGCACGGCACCCCGATGCCGTTCGACAACTACCTCGACGGCCGGACGCCCGACTTCATCTGGTTCGAGCGTCTCCTGGAGGACTCCGGCTCGGGTCTGAACACCCCGGCGGCCGTGATCGTCGAGACGGTCCAGGGCGAGGGCGGCATCAACGTGGCCCGCGCCGAGTGGCTGCGCAAGCTCGCCGACGTGTGCGAGCGCTGGGACATGCTCCTGATCGTCGACGACATCCAGATGGGCTGCGGCCGCACCGGTGCGTTCTTCTCCTTCGAGGAGGCGGGCATCACACCGGACATCGTGACCGTTTCGAAGTCCATCAGCGGGTATGGGCTTCCTATGTCCCTGTGCCTGTTCAAGCCGGAGCTCGACATCTGGGAGCCGGGCGAGCACAACGGCACGTTCCGCGGCAACAACCCCGCGTTCGTGACGGCCGCCGCCGCCCTGGAGACGTACTGGACCGACGGTCCGGCCATGGAGAAGCAGACCCTGGCCCGCGGCGAGCAGATCGAGGAGACCCTCGCCGCGCTGCGCGCCGAGTACTCCGAGGAGATCGTCGAGTACCGCGGCCGCGGCATGGTCTGGGGCTTCGAGTTCCGTGACAAGGAGCGGGCGAACAAGGTCGCCAAGCGGGCCTTCGAACTCGGCCTGCTCATCGAGACCTCCGGCCCCGAGAGCGAGGTCGTCAAGCTGCTTCCGGCACTGACGATCACTCCCGACGAGCTGGAAGAGGGGCTGCGCACGCTCACCCGGGCCGTGCGCGAGACCGTCTGACGCGCCCTCACCGGCGCAGGCGGCACCCTCACGACGTAGATACGAAAGGCAGCAACTCACCGTGATCGTCCGTTCGTTCAAGGAGATCGAGAACACCGACCGGCATGTGAAGTCGGCGACCGGCACCTGGGAGAGCAAGCGCATCGTCCTGGCCAAGGAGAAGGTCGGCTTCTCACTGCACGAGACGATCCTCTACGCGGGCACGGAGACCGACATGTGGTACGCCAACCACATCGAGGCCGTGCTGTGCGTCGAGGGCGAGGCCGAGCTCGAGAACCGGGAGACCGGGGAGAAGCACTGGATCGAGCCGGGCACGATGTACCTCCTGAACGGCCACGAGCGCCACACCCTGCGCCCGAAGACCGACTTCCGCTGCGTATGCGTGTTCAACCCTCCCGTGACCGGACGGGAGGACCACGACGAGAACGGCGTCTACCCGCTGCTGACCGAGGAGGCCTGAGCCTGATGAGCACGGAGACACGCACCGATCTGTACCCGACCCGCGGCACCTCGGAGGTGGCGACCCCGCGGATCGACCCGGTCGTCTGGTCGCCGCCGGGCGCGCGCGGTCCGATCCGCCAGTCGGACCTCACCGCCTTCGAGCAGGACGGCTTCCTCGCGATCGAGGAGCTGATCGGTCCGGACGAGATCGGCACGTACCAGGCCGAGTTGAACCGGCTGATCACGGATCCCGCGATCAAGGCCGACGAGCGCTCGATCGTCGAGCCGACGTCCCAGGACGTGCGCTCCGTGTTCGAGGTGCACAAGATCAGCGAGGTCTTCGCGAACCTGGTCCGCGACGAGCGGATCGTGGGCCGGGCCCGGCAGATCCTCGGCTCGGACGTCTACGTCCACCAGTCGCGGATCAACGTCAAGCCGGGCTTCGGGGCCTCGGGGTTCTACTGGCACTCGGACTTCGAGACCTGGCACGCCGAAGACGGCCTGCCGAACATGCGCACGGTGTCCGTCTCCATCGCCCTGACGGAGAACTACGACACCAACGGCGGGCTCATGATCATGCCCGGCTCGCACAAGACGTTCCTCGGCTGCGCGGGCGAGACGCCGAAGGACAACTACAAGAAGTCGCTCCAGATGCAGGACGCCGGCACCCCGTCGGACGACGCCCTCACCAAGTTCGCCGACCGGCACGGCATCCGCCTCTTCACCGGCAAGGCGGGGTCGGCGACCTGGTTCGACTGCAACGCGATGCACGGCTCCGGGGACAACATCACCCCGTACCCGCGCAGCAACGTCTTCATCGTGTTCAACAGCGTGGAGAACACCGCGGTGGAGCCGTTCGCGGCGCCTGTGCGGCGGCCCGAGTTCATCGGGGCTCGGGACTTCACTCCGGTGACGTGACGTCCGTACGTGGGTGACGTGGGGCGGGGCCTTGTGGCCCCGCCCCACGTCTGTTCAGAGCCAGGCCAGGCGAGAGGCCCGGTCCAGGAACGTGCGCGCCGTCCCCTCGTCGCCCGTCGTGGTGCGGGAGACCGTCTCCGGGGCGGTGCGGCCTCCGATGAGGTAGCAGAAGTCCAGCGGGTCCAGGGCCAGTTCGGCGTGGACCGGTTCGTCCTCCGAGCCCAGGATCCACTCCGTGGTGCGCGTGGCGTCCGTGACGGTGAGGGCCACCGGCAGGGCCTGCGGGCCCAGTGCCAGGCCGAGGATGCGGATGCCCAGCCGGACCAGGCGCCACAGATGCGCCGGGGGCGGCGGCGGCACCGGGCGCTCCAGCGCGCGGCCGATGTCGTCCGCGTGGATCCATGTCTCGAAGGCGCGGACCAGGAAGTGGTCCGCGACCGGCAGCCTGGCTCCCACCAACAGCGCCGGTCGGGCCGCTCGTTCGGGGTCGTGCGCCTCGGGAGCGGTGAGGAGGGCGTTCGCCTGGGCGCGCCAGGTCGCGACCGTGTCGCCGGGGGCGCGGGCCCTTTCGTGGGCGATCACGCGCTGGGTACGGGACGCCCACGCCGTGCGCCAGCCGGTTCCCTCCGCCGGGGCCGTCGTGGGCGGGGCGTTGGCCGGCAGGCCCAGGTGCAGGGCCAGGTGCTCGTCGGCGGCGATCAGGTGGGCGACCGTGTCCTGCACCGACCAGTCGTGGATCACGGGGGTGCCCCAGGGGGCCGCCGGTCCGTCCAGTTCGCCCAGCAGCGCCTCCAGGGCGGAGACCGCGGCGGCGTACGGCTCCGCGTGCGGGGCGGTAGGGGGTACCGGTGCGCGTCGGGCTCGCGCTCGGGCCAACAGGGCTTCGGGGGGCGCGAGTCGGGTGTCCGCGCGCTCGGTCGGTGCGGCGCCGTCCAGCATCCTCACCGTTGCGCGCAGGCGCTCCGCCTCGGCCGCGCACTGTTCGCAGTCCGCCATGTGGTGCGGGACCAGCCGGTCTTCCTCCGGTGGCAGGGCTCGTAGTGCCCAGGGTGCCAGTAGGTCGTGGGGGTGGTCTTTCCTCGTCATCACGCTCCCCTTTCTCGCGCCCGGGTCCCGAACGCCGGGTCCGGCGGATCCGCCAGCGTCTCGGCCAGCCGGTGCAGGGCCGTGCGCAGGCGGGTCTTCGCCGTGCCCTCGGGGATGCCCAGGTCCGCCGCCGCCTCACGGTACGTACGGCCACCGAAGTACGCCAGGTGCACCACCTCCCGCTGATGCAACGGGAGTTCGGCCAGCGCGGAGTGGAGCAGCAGGGAGCGCTCGCGGTCCACGACCCGTTCGTCGGGGCCCGGGTCCAGGTCCGGGATCGCGTGCAGCACCTCGTCGTCGGCGGTGGCCGCCTTGCGGTGGCGGGCCTCGCCGCGCACCCAGTCCACCGCACGCCGGTGGGCGAGCATGCTCAGCCACGTCCGCAGCGTGCCGCGGCGCGCGTCGAACGCGTAGGGCCGCGCCCACAGGTGGGCGAAGACCTCCTGCGCCACGTCGTCCGCCGCACTCGTGGAGCGCGTCACCCGGACGGCGACCCCGCGCACCAGGCCGCCGTAGACGTCGTACGCCTCCGTGAGCGCCGACTCGTCGCCGTAGACCAGGCGTCGGTGCAGGTCGGAGTCGGCTGCCGGGGCCCGCGCCGGGGCCGCTCCCGTCCGCGTCCGCCCGGGGTTCTGTGGGTTCGTGCGCGCCACCTGCACCACCACCTCGTATGCCTTCCTAGCGTCCGGCGGGCCCGGACGCCAGGGTTCGGCGCGCCCTTCAGGCGGACAAGGCGTCCAGGAGGCGGTCCACGTCGTGGGGCGTGTTGTAGAGGTGGAAGGAGGCGCGCAGGTTGCCCGCCCGGTTCGAGAGTTCGATGCCCGCCTCGTGCAACCGCTGTTGCCGCACGCCCAGTTCGGGGACCGAGACGATCGGTGATCCGGGCGACGGGATCGGCTCGTGGCCGAGCGACGCCAGGCCCGCGCGGAAGCGGTCGGCCAGGGCCAGGTCGTGGGCCCTGATGTCCTGCGGGCCCAGCTTCTCGATCAGGGCCAGGGACCGGCGTGCTCCCGCGTACGCGACGAGGCCCGGTGTCTCGTCGAAGCGCCGGGCGGAGCGGGCCAGTTCGGTGACCGGGCCGTAGCAGCTGTCCCACGGACGCTCCCCCGCGACCCAGCCGCCGAAGACCGGGGTGAGCGCCTCGAAGGACCGGTCGTCCCCCGGAGCGATGAAGAAGACCGCGCCCCGCGGGCACGTGAGCCACTTGAAGGCGACGGAGGCCACGTAGTCCGCGGCCGCCGCGTGCTCGGCCAGCGGGAACCAGCCCGCCGCCTGCGACGCGTCGATGTAGAGGCGGGCGCCGTGGGCGCGGGTGGCCGTGCGCAGATCCGTGAGATCGGCGATCCTGCCGTCCGCCGACTGGGCCGCGCTGACCGCCACGAGCGCCGTGCCGGGACGGACCGCCTCGGCCAGCCCCTCCAGCGGTACGGTGCGGACCTTGAGGTCGCCGCGTACGTGGAACGGGTTGATCGTGGAGCTGAACTCGCCCTCGGCCACGAGGACTTCGGCCCCTTCGGGCAGCGCCGCCGCGATCAGGCCCGTGTAGAGCGCCACGGACGCGCCCGTGGCCACGCGGGTCACCGGGACCCCCGCGATACGGGCGAAGGCCGCCCGCGCCTCCTCCACGTCGGTGAAGAGGGAGTCGATGGGGCGGCCCTCGGTCATGGCGACGATCGCGTCGCGCATCGCGTCCGCGGCTCGGGCCGGCAGCAGGCCCGAGCTCGCGGTGTTCAGGTAGGTGGTGGCGGGGGTGTACTCGGCTCGGACGAGATCGGTGTCCATGCCCATACTCTGCCTCGGCGCCAACTACCCGTCCATTGCGAATAGTTGAGCAGTACCTCTCAGCGACGCTTATGCGTGCCGCTCGGTCAGGCCTGCGGGACCGCGCAGCCGTCGGGGCCGCAGGCGTCGCCGCCCTCGCTCGTGACCGGGTCGATCACGGTCAGCGGCGAGCGGGCGTCCCATGCCTGGGTCAGGGCCTGGGTGAAGACCTCGGCGGGCTGGGCGCCGGAGACGCCGAACTTGCGGTCGAGGACGAAGAACGGGACGCCGGTCGCACCCAGCTCGGCCGCCTCGCGCTCGTCCGCGCGGACCGCTTCCGCGTACGCGTCGGGGTCCGCGAGGACGGCTCGGACCTCGGCCTCGTCGAGGCCGGCCTCGACGGCGAGCCGGACGACGTGCTCGTCGTCGGCGAAGACGGAGCCCTCGTCCGCGAAGTTGCCTCGGTACAGGGCGTCGATCATGGCGTCCTGGAGGCCCTTCTCGTGGGCGAGGTGGAGGAGGCGGTGCAGGTCGAAGCTGTTGCCGTAGTCGCGGCCCTCGGTGAGGTAGGGCAGGCCGAGCGCCGCGGCCTGCTGACCGAGGCCCTGCTCGTTGGCGGCCGCCTGGGACTCGCTGATGCCGTACTTCTGGGCGATCTTGGCGATGACCGGGCCGGTGTCGCCCTTCTTGATCGTGGGGTCCAGCTCGAAGGAGCGGTGCACGACCTCTACGGCGTCCTTGTGCGGGAAGGCGTCGAGGGCCTGCTCGAACCGGGACTTCCCGATGTAGCAGAACGGGCAGTTGATGTCGGTCCAGATCTCGACGCGCATGGGGGTTCTCGCTCCGGGTGTGTTCTGTACGGGGCAGGAGGTGTCCTGCGGTCAGGTACAACCGGATGGAGCCTCCGGTCATTCCCGGGGCGTCGGGCCGCGTGAGGGCGGGGCGTGTGGGGGTGCCTCCTCGGCCGGATGGGCCGTGCCGTTTCCGGATGACCGATGTCGGGCCTCCCGCGCCGTGCTCCCGCGGAGTCCTGCGGGGCACCCCGACACGTCCCCTCACGTCGTGTCGCGGGTGCCCCCGTGGAGTGCCTCGGTCCGTCAGGAGCCGTCTCTGAGGGCCTGGGGCCAGTTCGGGCGGAATTCGATGTGGTCGTACGTGACCACGCAGCCCTCCCCTACGGGGGACTGCGCCAGGAAGCCGACCATCGCCGCCGCCGCCGACTTCTCGTCCCCCAGGGAGAAGATGCGGATGAAGGTCCACGTCTCGCCGTCGGTCGACGCGTGGAAGGCGAAGGCCGAGCCCGTGCGGCTGACGCGCAGCCACGCGGTGGAGCCGGGGACGACGAACGCGTTCGCGTCGTCGGAGTGGCCCCGGGTGACCACCGTGCAGATCGTCGGCTCGTCCGGGGAGCGCTCGAAGCAGAGCTTCGCCCACTCCCGGTCCCCGACGTGGAGGTAGAGGACACCCGCGTCGAACGCCGCCGCGAAACCGACCGTGACCCGTGCGATCAGCTGGAAGTCGCCCTCCGGCGCCCCGAGCAGCCGGGGTGCGTCGGAGGCGGGTTCGAGGGCGTCGCCGGTCGGCGGGACGAAGCGGTCCTGCCGCGGGCCCGCCCAGCCGGTGAGCGTGCCCTTTTCGTACGACCATTGTCCGTCGGGGCCGTAGCTGCGCAGCGGGAACGGGAGCTCGGGGAGTCGAAGGTCCATGGCTCAGATTTCCAGTCGGCCGTTGTAGCGGCGGGGCAGGCCCAGCGGGTTGTCGTCGCGCAGCTCCGGCGGGAGCAGTGCCTCCGGGGTCGTCTGGTACGAGACCGGGCGCAGCCAGCGCTCGATCGCCGTGCCGCCGACCGACGTGGAGGTGGAGGTCGTCGCCGGGTACGGGCCGCCGTGGTGCTGGGCCGGGGCCACGGCCACGCCGGTCGGCCAGCCGTTGACCAGGACGCGGCCCGCGAGCGGGGTGAGCTCCGCGAGGATCTCGGTGCCGCGGCCCTCGCCTGCGGCCTCGGTCGAGGACAGCTGGACCGTCGCCGTGAGGTTGCCGGGGAGTCGGGAGAGGACCGCCGTGATCTCGTCCGCCGTCTCGTAGCGGGCGACGACGGTGACCGGGCCGAAGCACTCCTCCAGGAGCAGGTCGTGCTCCGTGCCCTCGACGGCGAGGCGCGCCGCGGGGACCGTGAGGAAGCCGGGGCTGACCGTGTGCTCGCCGCCCGCGCCCGGCGTGACCGGCGCCTCGACGTCGGGCAGCTGGGCGCGCTCGGCGACGCCCGCGACGAAGTTGTCCCGCATGCGGTGGTCGAGCAGGACGCCCGCCGCGGTGTCGCTGACCGCCGCCGTGAGGGACTTGAGCAGGGTGTCGCCGGCCTCGCCCCGCGGCGCGAAGACCAGGCCCGGCTTCACGCAGAACTGGCCGACGCCCAGGGTCATGGAGCCCGCGAGGCCCGTACCGATCTGGTCCGGGCGCTCGGCGGCCGCCGCCTCGGTGATCACCACCGGGTTCAGCGAGCCCAGCTCGCCGTGGAACGGGATCGGGGTGGGGCGGGACGACGCCGCGTCGAACAGCGCGCGGCCGCCGCGGACCGAGCCCGTGAAGCCCGCCGCCGCGATCAGCGGGTGCTTGACCAGCTCGACGCCCGCCTCGAAGCCGTGCACCAGGCCGAGGACCGACTCCGGGATGCCGTGCTGGGTGGCCGCGCGACGGATCACCGACGCGACCAGCTCGGACGTCGCCGGGTGGTCCGGGTGGGCCTTGACCACGACCGGGCAGCCCGCCGCGAGGGCGCTCGCCGTGTCGCCGCCGGGGACGGAGAAGGCGAACGGGAAGTTCGACGCCGAGTAGACCGCGACGACACCGAGCGGGATCTTGTAGCGGCGCAGGTCCGGGATCGGCGGCGTCGCCGTGTCGTCCGGGTGGTCGATGACGACGCCGAGGAAGGCGCCCTCGTCGACGATGGTCGCGAAGGCGCGCAACTGGAAGCAGGTGCGCGCCAGTTCACCGGTGAGGCGGACCGGGCCGAGGGCCGTCTCCGCGTCGGCCGCCTCGACCAGGTGGTCCTTGGCCTCGTCGAGCAGGTCGGCCGCCGTGCGCAGGAACGCGGCGCGGACGGTGCGGTCGGCGAGCGCGCCGCGCGCCTCGTGCGCGGCGCGGACCGCCTGGTCGACCTCCTGGGCGGTGGCCTCGGTCGCAACCTGCTCCCGCTGCTTCCCGGTTCGGGGGTCCACACTCCAGACTGGTGCTGCTGCCACGGCGAATTCCTCCAGCTTTTCTCGCGGCTCGCCGGACGAGCCCCGAGGGTCGTTCGATATACTGAACGCTGTCTCTGATGATGAACTCTACGGAGACTATTTCTCGTCGAACGAAGGGGTCAAGGGCGATGTCGGCTGGCGAGACGGGGGCCGCTGCGGGCGGTGCGCAGGTGAAGTCCGCGGTACGGACGGTGGAGTTGCTCGAGTACTTCGCCGGCCGCCCCGGAATGCACTCGCTGGCCGCGGTGCAGGAGGCCGTCGGGTATCCGAAGTCGAGCCTCTACATGCTCCTTCGTACGCTCGTCGAGCTCGGCTGGGTGGAGACCGACGCGACCGGGACGCGGTACGGGATCGGAGTGCGGGCCCTGCTCGTGGGCACCTCGTACATCGACGGCGACGAGGTCGTGGCCGCGGCCCGGCCCACCCTCGACCGGCTCTCCGACGACACCACCGAGACCATCCACCTCGCGCGGCTCGACGGGACGAACGTCGTCTATCTCGCCACCCGGCAGTCGCAGCACTACCTGCGGCCTTTCACGCGGGTGGGACGGCGGCTGCCCGCGCACTCGACCTCGCTCGGCAAGGCGCTGCTCGCCACGCACACCGACGAGCAGGTCCGCAAGATGCTCCCCGAGACGCTCCCCGCGCTGACCGAGCACACGATCACCGACCGCGAGAAGCTCATCGAGGAGCTGCACCTCGTGCGGGAGCAGGGGTTCGCCGTGGACCGGGAGGAGAACACGCTGGGGCTGCGCTGCTTCGGAGTGGCGATCCCCTACCGGACCCCCGCCCGCGACGCCATCTCGTGCTCGGTGCCGGTGGCGCGGCTCACACCCGCGCACGAGCAGATGGTGAAGGACGCCCTGTTCGACGCCAGGGACCGGCTGACCCTCGCCACGCGTCGCCTGTAGGACCCCTCCCCCGCCGGGCGCGGATCGTGAGAGGTTCCTGAGAAAAGCAGGACGATCGGAACGAAATGCTCCGGGCCGCTCGTCTTCTCTGCGGGATGAACAAGACGATCAGGCGCGCCTCGGTCTTCACGCTGCTGCTCATACTCGTTCTGCTGGCCAGGGCGACATGGGTGCAGTTCTACGAAGGCCAGGCCCTCGCGGACAGTGACAAGAACCGGCGGAAGGCCATCGAGCAGTACGGCTACCCGCTGGGCGACATCATCGTGGGCGGGAAGGCGGTGACAGGCTCCACGAAGACCGGGGCTTCGAGCGACCTCGCGTACAAGCGGACCTACACGGACGGCTCGCTGTACTCGGCGGTGACCGGCTACACGTCGCAGGTGTACGGCTCCACTCAGCTGGAGTCCATCTATCAGGGCGTGCTCGACGGCACGGACACCCGGCTGAAGAACCCGCTGGACACGCTCACCGGCAAGCACTCCGATCCCGGTGACGTGGTCACGACCATCGACCCGGCGGTGCAGAAGGCGGCGTACCGGGCGCTCGGCGACAAGAAGGGCGCCGCCGTCGCGATCGACCCGGACACCGGGAAGATCCTCGGCATGGTGTCGACCCCGTCGTACGACCCGTCGACGATCAGCGGCTCGGGCTCCTCGGACGCGAAGGCGTGGAAGACCCTGGCCGGGGACAAGGACGCGCCGACCACGAACCGGGCCCTGAAGCAGGCGCTGCCGCCGGGGTCGACGTTCAAGCTGGTGGTCGCCGCGGCCGCGCTGGAGGACGGCCTGTACGCGTCGGTCGACGAGAAGACCGAGTCGCCGAACCCGTACCTGCTGCCCGGGACGAGCACGTACCTGAAGAACGAGAGCTCGACCGCGCCCTGCGAGGACGCCACGATCCGCACCGCGTTGCAGTACTCCTGCAACAACGTCTTCGGGAAGATGGCGGTCGACCTCGGCCAGGACAAGCTCAAGGCGATGGCCGAGAAGTTCGGCTTCGACGACGACGAGCTGGACATCCCGGTACGGGCCGCCGAGAGCGTGTATCCGTCCGGCATGGACAAGGCGCAGACCGGACTCTCCGGTATCGGCCAGTTCGACGTCACGGCGACGCCGTTGCAGATGGCGATGGTGTCCGCGACGATCGCCAACGGCGGCGAGCAGGCGTCCCCGCACATGGTGTCCCAGGTGACGGACGCGGACGGCGACGCGATCAAGAGCTACGCGGACGGCGACGACACCCGTGTCGTGAGCGAGTCGACCGCCTCGCAGTTGCGGTCCGCCATGGAGACCGTGGTGTCCCAGGGCACCGGTACCAACGCCCAGATCTCCGGCGCGACGGTCGGCGGCAAGACGGGCACCGCACAGCACGGCGAGAACAACAGCCAGACGCCGTACGCCTGGTTCACGTCGTACGCGAAGGACGACGCGACCGGCAAGGAGGTCGCCGTCGCGGTGGTCGTCGAACAGTCCGACGCGGAGCGCTCCGAGGTGAGCGGCAACGGGCTCGCGGCGCCGATCGCGAAGGCCATGATGAAGGCCGCGCTGGACGACTGACCGACCCGGCCGTTCCGGTCCGTCCGGAATGGCCGGAACGGCACCCTCCGATGCGTCCGGCATCACGGACGCCCTTCGAATCACCGTACGAAACGCTGGTACGCTCTCGCACTCCGCCGGGCCGCACAGTGAGGGAGGGTTCCGCGTGAGCACGGTCGTGGACGATGCCGCCTCCGCCGAATTTCATGCCTTCTTCGAACGGCACCACGCCGAACTCGCCCGCCTCGCCCACCTGTTGACGGGC includes:
- a CDS encoding pyridoxal-phosphate-dependent aminotransferase family protein, encoding MTHPFLDLAPLSAEHFASIEDRVARLMGTSATSQDVVIMQGEALLPLEGAIRGAAGPGTVALNVITGPYGQTFGDWLRDCGATVHDLAVPFHTAVTAQQVREAFAEHPEIDFVSLVHAEAATGNTNPVAEIGEVVREHGALFYLDAVASVAAEPVLPDAWGVDLCVIGAQKAMGGPAGVSAVSVSARAWERMAANPQAPRHSYLSLLDWKQRWIDGGRKALLHAPAQLEMLALEACVDRIESEGLDAVMARHASAAAATRAGALALGGGLEPYVHAARDAAPVATTLRAPAGTDARELVAKALSVDPVLPLVAGGGALAAEMIRVNHYGPQATRGVVQSSLAALGGALAEAGFEVDLEGARKAVAAAWA
- the ectA gene encoding diaminobutyrate acetyltransferase, with the translated sequence MTAAQAQFQLDHPGVADGAAIWRIARDSKVLDLNSSYSYLLWCRDFAGTSVVARDETGEVAGFVTGYIRPERPHTLVVWQVAVDAAHRGRGLAGELLDGLTAKVLGAGRPVSTVETTITPDNSASQALFLSYARRHGAGVERTVLFDAGLFPDDGHLPEELYTIGPLAP
- the ectB gene encoding diaminobutyrate--2-oxoglutarate transaminase, with product MTITQPDLSVFETLESEVRSYCRGWPTVFDRAQGSRMYDEDGHEYLDFFAGAGSLNYGHNNPVLKRALIDYLERDGVTHGLDMSTSAKRNFLESFQNIILRPRDLPYKVMFPGPTGTNAVESALKLARKVKGRESIVSFTNAFHGMSLGSLAVTGNAFKRAGAGIPLVHGTPMPFDNYLDGRTPDFIWFERLLEDSGSGLNTPAAVIVETVQGEGGINVARAEWLRKLADVCERWDMLLIVDDIQMGCGRTGAFFSFEEAGITPDIVTVSKSISGYGLPMSLCLFKPELDIWEPGEHNGTFRGNNPAFVTAAAALETYWTDGPAMEKQTLARGEQIEETLAALRAEYSEEIVEYRGRGMVWGFEFRDKERANKVAKRAFELGLLIETSGPESEVVKLLPALTITPDELEEGLRTLTRAVRETV
- a CDS encoding ectoine synthase, translating into MIVRSFKEIENTDRHVKSATGTWESKRIVLAKEKVGFSLHETILYAGTETDMWYANHIEAVLCVEGEAELENRETGEKHWIEPGTMYLLNGHERHTLRPKTDFRCVCVFNPPVTGREDHDENGVYPLLTEEA
- the thpD gene encoding ectoine hydroxylase, whose translation is MSTETRTDLYPTRGTSEVATPRIDPVVWSPPGARGPIRQSDLTAFEQDGFLAIEELIGPDEIGTYQAELNRLITDPAIKADERSIVEPTSQDVRSVFEVHKISEVFANLVRDERIVGRARQILGSDVYVHQSRINVKPGFGASGFYWHSDFETWHAEDGLPNMRTVSVSIALTENYDTNGGLMIMPGSHKTFLGCAGETPKDNYKKSLQMQDAGTPSDDALTKFADRHGIRLFTGKAGSATWFDCNAMHGSGDNITPYPRSNVFIVFNSVENTAVEPFAAPVRRPEFIGARDFTPVT
- a CDS encoding maleylpyruvate isomerase family mycothiol-dependent enzyme, which encodes MTRKDHPHDLLAPWALRALPPEEDRLVPHHMADCEQCAAEAERLRATVRMLDGAAPTERADTRLAPPEALLARARARRAPVPPTAPHAEPYAAAVSALEALLGELDGPAAPWGTPVIHDWSVQDTVAHLIAADEHLALHLGLPANAPPTTAPAEGTGWRTAWASRTQRVIAHERARAPGDTVATWRAQANALLTAPEAHDPERAARPALLVGARLPVADHFLVRAFETWIHADDIGRALERPVPPPPPAHLWRLVRLGIRILGLALGPQALPVALTVTDATRTTEWILGSEDEPVHAELALDPLDFCYLIGGRTAPETVSRTTTGDEGTARTFLDRASRLAWL
- a CDS encoding RNA polymerase sigma factor; amino-acid sequence: MHRRLVYGDESALTEAYDVYGGLVRGVAVRVTRSTSAADDVAQEVFAHLWARPYAFDARRGTLRTWLSMLAHRRAVDWVRGEARHRKAATADDEVLHAIPDLDPGPDERVVDRERSLLLHSALAELPLHQREVVHLAYFGGRTYREAAADLGIPEGTAKTRLRTALHRLAETLADPPDPAFGTRARERGA